The following are from one region of the Nicotiana tomentosiformis chromosome 7, ASM39032v3, whole genome shotgun sequence genome:
- the LOC104097686 gene encoding UDP-glucuronic acid decarboxylase 1 isoform X3, protein MKLHKQSSRRDEEIPNSQISLPYSPKTLKHPTRSLPRSINYLLKEQRLLFILIGILIGSTFFIFQPSLSLLSTSSEPHSSIPRSYNALNHESLSTFSSYNNVPIFKGRVPVGVGRKRMRIVVTGGAGFVGSHLVDKLIKRGDDVIVIDNFFTGRKENVMHHFGNPRFELIRHDVVEPILLEVDQIYHLACPASPVHYKYNPVKTIKTNVMGTLNMLGLAKRIGARFLLTSTSEVYGDPLEHPQKETYWGHVNPIGVRSCYDEGKRTAETLTMDYHRGAGVEVRIARIFNTYGPRMCLDDGRVVSNFVAQAIRNQPMTVYGDGKQTRSFQYVSDLFVGLTELA, encoded by the exons ATGAAATTGCATAAACAGTCAAGCAGAAGAGATGAAGAAATACCCAATTCTCAAATAAGCTTACCATACTCACCAAAGACCCTCAAACATCCAACAAGATCTCTTCCCAGATCCATTAACTATCTCCTCAAAGAACAAAGACTTTTATTCATTCTTATTGGCATTCTCATTGGTTCCACTTTCTTTATATTTCAACCTAGTCTTTCTCTCTTAAGCACATCTTCTGAACCACATTCTTCAATTCCCAGATCATATAATGCCTTAAATCATGAATCTTTATCAACATTTTCATCATATAATAATGTACCAATTTTTAAAGGGAGGGTACCAGTTGGGGTTGGGAGGAAAAGGATGAGGATTGTTGTAACTGGTGGGGCTGGTTTTGTTGGGAGTCATTTAGTGGATAAGTTAATTAAGAGAGGTGATGATgttattgttattgataattTTTTTACTGGGAGGAAAGAAAATGTGATGCATCATTTTGGGAATCCAAGATTTGAGCTTATTAGGCATGATGTTGTTGAGCCTATTTTGTTGGAAGTGGATCAGATTTATCACTTGGCTTGCCCTGCTTCTCCTGTTCACTACAAGTATAATCCTGTCAAAACTATTA AGACAAATGTGATGGGCACGCTTAACATGTTGGGCCTTGCGAAGAGGATTGGTGCGAGGTTCTTGCTTACCAGTACAAGTGAGGTCTATGGTGACCCGCTTGAGCATCCTCAAAAGGAAACATATTGGGGTCATGTGAATCCAATAG GTGTTAGGAGCTGCTATGACGAGGGAAAGCGGACTGCTGAAACCTTGACTATGGATTACCATCGCGGTGCAGGTGTTGAG GTGCGTATTGCTCGGATTTTCAATACCTATGGACCTCGTATGTGTCTAGATGATGGACGTGTTGTCAGCAACTTTGTTGCCCAG GCCATCCGCAACCAACCAATGACAGTATATGGTGATGGAAAGCAAACACGAAGCTTTCAATATGTCTCTGATCTG TTCGTTGGTCTGACAGAGCTGGCATAG
- the LOC104097686 gene encoding UDP-glucuronic acid decarboxylase 1 isoform X1 yields MKLHKQSSRRDEEIPNSQISLPYSPKTLKHPTRSLPRSINYLLKEQRLLFILIGILIGSTFFIFQPSLSLLSTSSEPHSSIPRSYNALNHESLSTFSSYNNVPIFKGRVPVGVGRKRMRIVVTGGAGFVGSHLVDKLIKRGDDVIVIDNFFTGRKENVMHHFGNPRFELIRHDVVEPILLEVDQIYHLACPASPVHYKYNPVKTIKTNVMGTLNMLGLAKRIGARFLLTSTSEVYGDPLEHPQKETYWGHVNPIGVRSCYDEGKRTAETLTMDYHRGAGVEVRIARIFNTYGPRMCLDDGRVVSNFVAQAIRNQPMTVYGDGKQTRSFQYVSDLVDGLVALMEGEHIGPFNLGNPGEFTMLELAEVVKEVIDPSANIEFRANTADDPHKRKPDISKAKELLNWEPKVPLREGLPLMVNDFRNRILNEDEGKGS; encoded by the exons ATGAAATTGCATAAACAGTCAAGCAGAAGAGATGAAGAAATACCCAATTCTCAAATAAGCTTACCATACTCACCAAAGACCCTCAAACATCCAACAAGATCTCTTCCCAGATCCATTAACTATCTCCTCAAAGAACAAAGACTTTTATTCATTCTTATTGGCATTCTCATTGGTTCCACTTTCTTTATATTTCAACCTAGTCTTTCTCTCTTAAGCACATCTTCTGAACCACATTCTTCAATTCCCAGATCATATAATGCCTTAAATCATGAATCTTTATCAACATTTTCATCATATAATAATGTACCAATTTTTAAAGGGAGGGTACCAGTTGGGGTTGGGAGGAAAAGGATGAGGATTGTTGTAACTGGTGGGGCTGGTTTTGTTGGGAGTCATTTAGTGGATAAGTTAATTAAGAGAGGTGATGATgttattgttattgataattTTTTTACTGGGAGGAAAGAAAATGTGATGCATCATTTTGGGAATCCAAGATTTGAGCTTATTAGGCATGATGTTGTTGAGCCTATTTTGTTGGAAGTGGATCAGATTTATCACTTGGCTTGCCCTGCTTCTCCTGTTCACTACAAGTATAATCCTGTCAAAACTATTA AGACAAATGTGATGGGCACGCTTAACATGTTGGGCCTTGCGAAGAGGATTGGTGCGAGGTTCTTGCTTACCAGTACAAGTGAGGTCTATGGTGACCCGCTTGAGCATCCTCAAAAGGAAACATATTGGGGTCATGTGAATCCAATAG GTGTTAGGAGCTGCTATGACGAGGGAAAGCGGACTGCTGAAACCTTGACTATGGATTACCATCGCGGTGCAGGTGTTGAG GTGCGTATTGCTCGGATTTTCAATACCTATGGACCTCGTATGTGTCTAGATGATGGACGTGTTGTCAGCAACTTTGTTGCCCAG GCCATCCGCAACCAACCAATGACAGTATATGGTGATGGAAAGCAAACACGAAGCTTTCAATATGTCTCTGATCTG GTTGATGGATTGGTGGCGCTCATGGAGGGTGAGCATATTGGCCCTTTCAACTTAGGAAACCCGGGAGAATTCACCATGTTGGAGCTTGCTGAG GTGGTTAAAGAAGTGATTGATCCCAGTGCAAATATTGAGTTCAGAGCCAACACGGCAGATGATCCTCACAAGAGGAAACCAGATATCAGCAAAGCAAAGGAGCTGTTAAACTGGGAACCAAAAGTACCCTTGCGAGAAGGGCTTCCTCTCATGGTTAATGATTTCCGCAATCGTATATTGAATGAAGATGAAGGGAAAGGGAGCTAA
- the LOC104097686 gene encoding UDP-glucuronic acid decarboxylase 1 isoform X2 — protein sequence MKLHKQSSRRDEEIPNSQISLPYSPKTLKHPTRSLPRSINYLLKEQRLLFILIGILIGSTFFIFQPSLSLLSTSSEPHSSIPRSYNALNHESLSTFSSYNNVPIFKGRVPVGVGRKRMRIVVTGGAGFVGSHLVDKLIKRGDDVIVIDNFFTGRKENVMHHFGNPRFELIRHDVVEPILLEVDQIYHLACPASPVHYKYNPVKTIISNVMGTLNMLGLAKRIGARFLLTSTSEVYGDPLEHPQKETYWGHVNPIGVRSCYDEGKRTAETLTMDYHRGAGVEVRIARIFNTYGPRMCLDDGRVVSNFVAQAIRNQPMTVYGDGKQTRSFQYVSDLVDGLVALMEGEHIGPFNLGNPGEFTMLELAEVVKEVIDPSANIEFRANTADDPHKRKPDISKAKELLNWEPKVPLREGLPLMVNDFRNRILNEDEGKGS from the exons ATGAAATTGCATAAACAGTCAAGCAGAAGAGATGAAGAAATACCCAATTCTCAAATAAGCTTACCATACTCACCAAAGACCCTCAAACATCCAACAAGATCTCTTCCCAGATCCATTAACTATCTCCTCAAAGAACAAAGACTTTTATTCATTCTTATTGGCATTCTCATTGGTTCCACTTTCTTTATATTTCAACCTAGTCTTTCTCTCTTAAGCACATCTTCTGAACCACATTCTTCAATTCCCAGATCATATAATGCCTTAAATCATGAATCTTTATCAACATTTTCATCATATAATAATGTACCAATTTTTAAAGGGAGGGTACCAGTTGGGGTTGGGAGGAAAAGGATGAGGATTGTTGTAACTGGTGGGGCTGGTTTTGTTGGGAGTCATTTAGTGGATAAGTTAATTAAGAGAGGTGATGATgttattgttattgataattTTTTTACTGGGAGGAAAGAAAATGTGATGCATCATTTTGGGAATCCAAGATTTGAGCTTATTAGGCATGATGTTGTTGAGCCTATTTTGTTGGAAGTGGATCAGATTTATCACTTGGCTTGCCCTGCTTCTCCTGTTCACTACAAGTATAATCCTGTCAAAACTATTATATC AAATGTGATGGGCACGCTTAACATGTTGGGCCTTGCGAAGAGGATTGGTGCGAGGTTCTTGCTTACCAGTACAAGTGAGGTCTATGGTGACCCGCTTGAGCATCCTCAAAAGGAAACATATTGGGGTCATGTGAATCCAATAG GTGTTAGGAGCTGCTATGACGAGGGAAAGCGGACTGCTGAAACCTTGACTATGGATTACCATCGCGGTGCAGGTGTTGAG GTGCGTATTGCTCGGATTTTCAATACCTATGGACCTCGTATGTGTCTAGATGATGGACGTGTTGTCAGCAACTTTGTTGCCCAG GCCATCCGCAACCAACCAATGACAGTATATGGTGATGGAAAGCAAACACGAAGCTTTCAATATGTCTCTGATCTG GTTGATGGATTGGTGGCGCTCATGGAGGGTGAGCATATTGGCCCTTTCAACTTAGGAAACCCGGGAGAATTCACCATGTTGGAGCTTGCTGAG GTGGTTAAAGAAGTGATTGATCCCAGTGCAAATATTGAGTTCAGAGCCAACACGGCAGATGATCCTCACAAGAGGAAACCAGATATCAGCAAAGCAAAGGAGCTGTTAAACTGGGAACCAAAAGTACCCTTGCGAGAAGGGCTTCCTCTCATGGTTAATGATTTCCGCAATCGTATATTGAATGAAGATGAAGGGAAAGGGAGCTAA